Below is a genomic region from Methanococcus vannielii SB.
AATGCATGCAAAATGGGCGCTGCAAAGTTTGGGGAAGTTATAAGCCACCACAGAATAATGTCACCACAGATAAGGAAAAATGGAGTACTTGTTGATGTTTCGTGGGACGAAGCAATAGAGAAAGCTGCAGAAATTTTGGCAAATTCAAAAAGACCTCTTCTTTACATGGGTGCAGAAACATCGTGTGAAGCAATGGAAGTAGGTCTTCACATGGGCGAATATATCGGTGGAATAGTTGATTCTTGCTCAACAGTGTGTCACGGACCTTCCTTAATGGGGGTTCAAGAAGCTGGAAAACCTGGCGCAACTGCTGGGGAAACAATGAACAGAGCTGACGTTGTCATATATTGGGGAACCAATCCAATGGACTCAATGCCAAGACATTTGTCAAAGTATGCACTATTTCCAAAAGGATACTTTGTAGAAAAAGGGAGGCTTGGAAGAACTGTTATAACCGTAGACCCAAGAAGAACTGCAACTGCAAAAGCATCCGATATACACGTTCAATTAAAGCCAAACTCTGATTATGAGATGTTTTCAGCACTTTTAATGGCAGTAAGAGGTAAAATGCCTCACCCGAGTGTTGAAAAAGTAACTGGTGTTCCCGTAGAAACGATATTACAGGCTGCTGAAATAATTAAAAACTCGAAATTCACATCAATTTACGGCGGTCTCGGGTTACCTGCATCAGATGGTAGACATAGAAATATTGAATGTGTATTGACGCTTGTAAAAGAGCTTCAAAGACACACAAAAGTTACAATTGGTTTAATTAGGGGCCACTGTAACGTTGCAGGATTTAACGTGCTTGCATCGTATCTTTACGGATTCCCATTCGGACTTGACTTTGCAAGGGGCTATCCAAGATATAATCCTGGAGAATATACTGCAAACGATGTTTTACGAGAAAAAGAAGTTGATGCAGCACTTATCATGGCGTCAGACGTTGGTGCACACTACCCACAGGAATCAGTAAGCCACTTAAAAGACATTCCTGTAATAACTTTAGATATTGCACCATGTCCCTCGACCTCAGTTGCAGACGTGGTCTTACCGGGTGTTTTGGATGCACTTGAGTGTGATGGTACGTTTTATAGGTTTGATGAAATACCAATCTACTTCAAACCGTTTACAAAATCTCCATTTACATTCACACAAAGTAACGAGGACACTCTAAAACAGTTGTTTAAGAGAGTAAAAGAACTTCGTGAACAAAAAAAGTAAAAATATTTTAGTATTTATTTTTTTAATATTTTTTAAAATCGTTAAAATAGATCATTTAATGAAAATTAAATTTAAATTAAGTATTAATTAATCATTAAGGAATATTTATTCAAAAGGATGCTTGCCTTGTTTGTAATGTATTAATTAATCATTAAGCATTAATTAATCATAAAGCCAAACTTCGACATCTCCTTCCGCAATTTCAATACCTTCTTTTAGCTCAACAATTCCATTAGAGTATGCAATCGAAGTTATATGACTTGAATCTTTAAATACTGGATTTACAAACCCATTTTGATAAATTACCGGTACATAAAATCTTTTATCCACTTCTTTTTTAAATTCACCAAGTATTTTAGCACTAACGATTTTTTTACAGTTTTTAGAGTGTGAATATCGGCATATTAATGGGTATATAAATAAATAAGAACAAATTATACATGAAGTTACTTTTCCCGGAGTAC
It encodes:
- a CDS encoding formylmethanofuran dehydrogenase subunit B; translated protein: MASQTFKDIICPVCGGACDDIEVVWDEETRDLTVRNACKMGAAKFGEVISHHRIMSPQIRKNGVLVDVSWDEAIEKAAEILANSKRPLLYMGAETSCEAMEVGLHMGEYIGGIVDSCSTVCHGPSLMGVQEAGKPGATAGETMNRADVVIYWGTNPMDSMPRHLSKYALFPKGYFVEKGRLGRTVITVDPRRTATAKASDIHVQLKPNSDYEMFSALLMAVRGKMPHPSVEKVTGVPVETILQAAEIIKNSKFTSIYGGLGLPASDGRHRNIECVLTLVKELQRHTKVTIGLIRGHCNVAGFNVLASYLYGFPFGLDFARGYPRYNPGEYTANDVLREKEVDAALIMASDVGAHYPQESVSHLKDIPVITLDIAPCPSTSVADVVLPGVLDALECDGTFYRFDEIPIYFKPFTKSPFTFTQSNEDTLKQLFKRVKELREQKK